A single window of Nicotiana tomentosiformis chromosome 1, ASM39032v3, whole genome shotgun sequence DNA harbors:
- the LOC138909840 gene encoding uncharacterized protein, translating to MEKVKIITKWLKTYQSHQKSYSDVCRWDLGFKEDDWVFLKVSPMKGVMRFGKKGQLSPRYVTPYKIIQRIGQVASRLELPPEMSLMHPVFHISMLKKVVGDPSLIIPVDTIEVNEELTYEEIPVAVIDRQV from the coding sequence atggagaaggttaagatcattacaaAATGGTTGAAAACTTatcagagtcatcaaaagtcctattcagatgtgTGTCGCTGGGACTTGGGGtttaaagaggatgattgggtattcttaaaggtttcccccatgaagggcgtaatgcggtttggtaagaaaggacaactgagtccgaggtatgtcacaccgtacaaaatcattcagaggattggccaGGTGGCGAGCAGgcttgaactacctccagagatgtctttaatGCACCCGGTGTTCCACATATCCATGttaaagaaggtggttggagacccATCACTCATCATTCCAGTTGATacaattgaggttaatgaagaattgacttatgaagaaattccagttgcagTTATTGATaggcaagtttga